The following are encoded in a window of Gramella sp. MT6 genomic DNA:
- a CDS encoding Ppx/GppA phosphatase family protein, whose product MENSKDNETPTKRIAAIDLGTNSFHAVLVDIYPDGSFRTIDKLKEMVILAEKGMDNYLSEDAMQRGLNALQHIKVLCDSQQVEEIIAFATSAIREAKNGGDFTQRMIDEVGIKARAIPGKMEAELIGYAIRHSIALDKEMVLMVDIGGGSVEFIVGNNEEFLYHNSLKLGVARMSAKYVKNDPITKEEIKTLEKHYKETLKEISDVIKEHEVTTMIGSSGTMENIGAMVANRTSLTADMTLNELVFRASDFEDLYKDFIKLTRKERKKISQLDEKRIDIINPGMVLVKYLIKKFNIEHIKISEAALRDGMILDFLNKERPHLDLVENFPDPRKRSIYELLRKCNWLEAHSTHVAGMALQLFDEFRDELKLEESDRELLEYATWMHDIGYYISYRKHHKHALYIIRHSDLRGFNEDEINIMANVARYHRRSRPKKRHGFYKKMEKPLRKKVKRLSALLRLADGLDRSHYQNVQKLEIDNLEDKVNLYLTTMGDPELEVWGAERKSKLFKKVTGKKLEIYAVNMSDLERTQSPTGNENKVVN is encoded by the coding sequence ATGGAAAACTCAAAAGACAACGAAACCCCCACCAAACGTATAGCCGCCATAGACCTTGGCACCAATTCTTTCCACGCGGTGCTGGTGGATATTTATCCCGATGGAAGTTTCAGAACCATAGATAAACTCAAGGAAATGGTGATCCTGGCCGAAAAAGGAATGGACAATTACCTTAGCGAGGATGCCATGCAACGTGGCCTGAATGCATTACAGCACATTAAGGTGCTTTGTGATTCCCAGCAGGTGGAAGAGATCATCGCTTTTGCCACTTCAGCGATACGGGAAGCCAAGAACGGCGGGGATTTTACCCAGCGAATGATAGATGAAGTTGGTATCAAAGCCCGGGCGATCCCTGGAAAAATGGAAGCCGAACTGATAGGTTACGCCATTCGTCACAGTATCGCGCTGGACAAGGAAATGGTACTTATGGTGGATATTGGAGGCGGTAGCGTGGAGTTCATCGTGGGAAATAATGAGGAGTTCCTGTATCACAATAGCCTGAAACTAGGAGTTGCCAGGATGTCGGCTAAATATGTAAAGAACGATCCTATCACTAAAGAAGAGATCAAAACACTCGAAAAACATTACAAAGAAACACTCAAAGAGATTTCAGATGTGATCAAGGAACATGAAGTGACCACCATGATAGGGTCTTCGGGGACCATGGAAAATATTGGAGCCATGGTAGCCAACAGAACTTCCCTTACGGCAGACATGACCCTGAACGAGCTGGTATTTCGAGCTTCAGACTTTGAAGATCTCTACAAGGATTTTATAAAACTCACCCGCAAAGAGCGCAAGAAGATCAGCCAACTGGATGAAAAACGGATCGATATCATCAATCCGGGAATGGTGCTGGTAAAATACCTCATCAAGAAATTCAATATCGAGCATATCAAGATATCTGAAGCGGCCCTGCGTGACGGGATGATCCTTGATTTCCTGAATAAGGAAAGACCGCACCTTGATCTGGTAGAGAACTTTCCCGATCCGCGTAAAAGGAGCATTTACGAGTTACTTAGAAAATGTAACTGGCTGGAAGCCCATTCCACTCATGTGGCCGGGATGGCGCTGCAGCTGTTCGATGAGTTCAGGGATGAGTTAAAACTGGAAGAATCAGACAGGGAGTTACTGGAATATGCTACCTGGATGCATGATATTGGCTATTACATTTCCTACAGGAAGCACCACAAACATGCGCTTTACATCATCAGGCATTCAGACCTGCGGGGTTTTAATGAAGATGAGATAAATATCATGGCCAATGTGGCCAGGTATCATCGCCGCTCCAGACCTAAGAAGCGACATGGATTCTATAAAAAGATGGAAAAACCACTTCGGAAAAAAGTAAAACGGCTTTCAGCTCTATTAAGGTTGGCAGATGGACTGGACCGAAGTCATTACCAGAATGTTCAGAAACTGGAAATAGACAACCTGGAGGATAAAGTGAACCTTTACCTGACTACCATGGGAGATCCCGAACTCGAAGTATGGGGTGCCGAAAGAAAATCTAAATTATTTAAAAAAGTGACCGGTAAAAAACTGGAGATATACGCTGTGAACATGAGCGATCTTGAGCGTACCCAGTCTCCTACCGGCAATGAGAATAAAGTGGTCAATTGA
- the pth gene encoding aminoacyl-tRNA hydrolase encodes MLSFFGRILGKTKTGEKIDPMKKFLIVGLGNIGPKYENTRHNIGFKILDELAREKEVAFETQKLGDVATFKYKGRTFVLLKPSTYMNLSGKAVNYWMQKEKISLENLLVVTDDLNLPFGTLRLKTKGSDGGHNGLKDIQAQLNTTKYNRFRFGISDEFSKGSQVDYVLGEWDEQEEKKLPERLKTSAELIQSFGTAGVSNTMNTFNGK; translated from the coding sequence ATGCTTTCATTCTTCGGAAGGATTTTAGGAAAGACAAAAACCGGGGAGAAAATCGATCCCATGAAGAAATTTTTGATCGTTGGCCTTGGGAATATTGGCCCTAAATATGAAAATACCAGGCATAATATAGGATTCAAGATCCTTGATGAACTTGCCCGTGAAAAAGAGGTGGCTTTTGAAACCCAGAAACTGGGCGATGTGGCTACCTTTAAATATAAAGGCCGCACCTTCGTTCTGCTTAAGCCAAGTACTTATATGAACCTTAGCGGGAAAGCCGTTAATTACTGGATGCAGAAAGAAAAGATCTCTCTTGAAAATCTGCTTGTGGTTACAGATGATCTTAACCTTCCCTTCGGAACCTTAAGATTAAAGACCAAAGGCAGCGATGGCGGGCATAACGGACTCAAAGACATCCAGGCCCAGTTGAACACCACGAAATATAACCGGTTTAGATTTGGGATCAGCGATGAGTTCTCCAAAGGAAGCCAGGTAGATTATGTGCTGGGAGAATGGGATGAGCAGGAAGAGAAGAAATTACCCGAACGATTAAAGACTTCGGCAGAATTGATACAATCTTTTGGAACCGCCGGAGTTTCCAATACAATGAATACTTTTAACGGTAAATAG
- a CDS encoding bifunctional riboflavin kinase/FAD synthetase has product MKEYKGANSFLSERQTVVTIGTFDGVHVGHRKIIERLVNSAHANNLDSVVLTFFPHPRMVLQKESGIQLINTIEERKRLLEETGIDHLVVHPFTQQFSRLTAVEFVRDILVNKLKAKKIIIGYDHRFGRNRTADINDLRQFGIEFGFEVEEITQQDVEQVAVSSTKIRNALLEGRVERANLYLQHPFTLNGTIVKGRGIGKDLGFPTANLEVEEDYKLIPKNGVYVVSANIDGDRVFGMMNIGTNPTVGGKEKTIEANFFELDKDLYGKELEIEMLVRIRDEKKFDSVDDLKIAMKQDRAFSKQYIKDNYA; this is encoded by the coding sequence TTGAAAGAATATAAAGGAGCAAACTCATTCCTAAGCGAACGGCAAACGGTGGTGACCATTGGTACTTTTGACGGGGTTCATGTGGGACATCGCAAGATCATAGAGCGATTGGTGAATTCTGCTCACGCGAATAATCTTGATTCTGTCGTGCTAACGTTTTTCCCACATCCGAGAATGGTGTTGCAGAAGGAAAGCGGCATTCAGCTTATTAATACCATCGAAGAGAGAAAGCGTTTACTGGAGGAGACCGGGATAGATCACCTGGTGGTGCATCCTTTTACCCAGCAATTTTCAAGGCTTACCGCGGTGGAATTCGTGCGCGATATCCTGGTGAATAAGCTAAAAGCTAAAAAGATCATTATTGGCTATGACCATAGATTTGGACGTAACCGTACTGCAGATATCAACGATCTGAGACAATTCGGGATAGAATTTGGTTTCGAGGTTGAAGAGATAACTCAGCAGGATGTGGAGCAGGTGGCGGTGAGTTCAACCAAGATAAGAAATGCACTTTTAGAAGGCCGTGTGGAACGTGCTAATTTATATTTACAACATCCTTTTACCCTTAACGGAACTATAGTGAAAGGCCGCGGAATAGGCAAAGACCTGGGATTTCCTACCGCTAACCTGGAAGTTGAAGAAGATTATAAGCTTATCCCGAAAAACGGGGTTTACGTGGTTAGTGCCAATATCGACGGAGACAGAGTTTTCGGGATGATGAATATAGGGACCAATCCTACCGTAGGAGGAAAAGAGAAGACCATCGAGGCTAATTTCTTTGAACTGGATAAAGATCTTTACGGAAAGGAATTAGAGATCGAAATGCTGGTGAGGATAAGGGATGAGAAGAAATTCGATTCTGTAGACGATCTTAAGATCGCTATGAAACAGGACCGGGCCTTTTCCAAACAATACATAAAAGATAACTATGCTTAA
- a CDS encoding 50S ribosomal protein L25/general stress protein Ctc produces MKSITINGSKRESVGKKATKALRNAGQVPCVLYGVEGDPLHFAAEEIAFKDLVYTPDVHTVKIKLKSGESYDAILQDIQFHPVSDAILHMDFYQIFDDKPITMEIPIHTEGVARGVKNGGVLRYNLRRLKVRGLPGDLPDYIVANVTKLKIGQKLYVTGVDSKDYVIQHPDNTVICQVRTSRNIVALDDDEDEDEVAADEVPATETDDVAAVKEGEDN; encoded by the coding sequence ATGAAATCAATTACGATCAACGGATCTAAAAGAGAAAGCGTAGGCAAGAAGGCAACGAAAGCACTACGTAATGCTGGACAGGTTCCTTGCGTATTGTACGGGGTAGAAGGTGATCCACTACACTTTGCAGCAGAGGAAATCGCATTTAAAGATTTAGTGTATACTCCAGATGTACACACAGTAAAAATCAAATTGAAAAGTGGTGAGTCTTACGACGCTATCCTACAGGACATTCAATTCCACCCTGTAAGTGACGCTATCCTACACATGGATTTCTACCAGATATTTGATGATAAGCCAATTACTATGGAAATCCCAATTCACACTGAAGGTGTGGCAAGAGGGGTTAAGAACGGTGGTGTATTAAGATACAACCTTCGTCGTCTTAAAGTAAGAGGTTTACCTGGAGATCTTCCAGATTATATCGTAGCTAACGTGACTAAACTTAAAATTGGTCAGAAGCTATATGTAACTGGTGTAGACAGTAAAGACTACGTGATCCAGCATCCAGATAACACAGTAATTTGCCAGGTTAGAACTTCTCGTAACATCGTTGCTCTTGATGATGATGAAGACGAAGATGAAGTTGCAGCAGATGAGGTACCAGCTACTGAAACTGATGACGTGGCAGCAGTAAAAGAGGGAGAAGATAACTAG
- a CDS encoding alpha/beta hydrolase-fold protein → MMKFNLLFTLILLCFSGYGQQDIVIGQSVNIHSEILDENRKLDIYLPEDYEESDKTYPVLYLLDSDYNFKHAVGTAEYLYRNRRIPQMIIVGIRNTHRNRDLSPDSPELSQEERDRMGVAGAADNFMTFIDKELIPHIMENYKAAPYEIIVGHSRGGLFNTYTFFKQPGLFDAYLTISPSLWYPNKVISKEFEEVFKPSDLSATFYMTLADEKKGTMRGDVLKLSGKFHNYINAHPEADLRFKYEPMPEESHGSIGLPSIYHGLKYIFEPTQYEAPETKEKIIAQGGPQGALDKAVAYFEQLSEKYGFEVTNEYALIDLGYNFLSVDEFKEDSVKAFKLNVEEHPDSYDAYSTLGMAYEELGEFEKAKPNYEKALRMVKETGNFEWEFYQADLERVEEKLQKETIAAE, encoded by the coding sequence ATGATGAAATTCAACCTACTTTTCACCCTTATTTTATTATGTTTTTCAGGATATGGCCAGCAGGATATTGTTATAGGGCAATCTGTAAATATTCATTCAGAAATTCTGGATGAGAACAGGAAGCTGGATATCTACCTTCCTGAAGACTACGAAGAATCTGATAAGACCTATCCGGTTCTATATCTCCTCGATAGCGATTACAATTTTAAGCATGCGGTGGGAACTGCAGAATATCTTTATCGCAACAGGCGAATTCCCCAAATGATCATCGTTGGGATAAGGAATACCCACCGTAACCGGGACCTTAGCCCAGATTCTCCCGAACTTAGTCAGGAGGAGCGTGACCGAATGGGAGTAGCCGGGGCAGCGGATAATTTTATGACTTTTATAGATAAGGAATTAATTCCTCATATAATGGAGAATTATAAAGCAGCACCGTATGAAATAATTGTTGGACATTCTCGAGGCGGATTATTTAATACCTATACCTTCTTTAAGCAGCCCGGTCTCTTTGATGCTTATCTTACCATTAGCCCGAGTTTATGGTATCCCAATAAGGTGATTTCGAAGGAATTTGAGGAAGTATTTAAGCCATCAGATCTTAGCGCTACTTTTTATATGACACTTGCTGATGAAAAGAAGGGAACCATGAGGGGTGATGTCTTGAAGTTAAGCGGAAAATTCCATAACTATATCAATGCCCATCCAGAAGCTGATCTCAGGTTTAAATATGAACCTATGCCCGAGGAATCCCACGGATCTATAGGTCTGCCTTCTATTTACCATGGCCTGAAATATATTTTCGAACCTACCCAATATGAGGCACCTGAAACCAAAGAAAAGATCATAGCCCAGGGAGGTCCACAGGGAGCGCTTGATAAAGCTGTGGCTTACTTTGAACAATTATCTGAAAAATATGGGTTCGAAGTGACCAATGAATATGCTCTTATAGATCTGGGTTATAACTTTCTATCTGTCGATGAATTTAAAGAGGATTCCGTTAAGGCGTTTAAACTGAATGTCGAAGAACATCCAGATTCCTACGACGCCTATTCTACCCTGGGAATGGCATATGAAGAGCTTGGTGAATTTGAAAAGGCAAAACCCAATTATGAAAAAGCTTTAAGAATGGTGAAGGAAACCGGAAACTTTGAGTGGGAATTTTATCAGGCAGATCTGGAACGGGTGGAAGAGAAATTACAGAAAGAGACCATAGCAGCTGAATAG
- a CDS encoding HTTM domain-containing protein, with product MLNRWLFKQVDNSALVVFRAFFGLLIAIEAFGAIFTGWVRRTLMEPEFTFNFIGFEFLQPLPGNGMLWYYGIMGLFGIFVMVGFKYRISILAYAIMWSGVYLMQKSSYNNHYYLLMLLCFVMCFLPAHRWFSVDAKINPSISRISMPRWVWVFIVLQLWIVYTYASVAKLYPDWLDGSFPAILMKSKRDYWLVGEFLQQGWIRYAIAYFGLLFDLLIIPLLLWKPTRLPVFLAAIFFHLFNSFIFHIGIFPYMSLAFCIFFFPTETINRIFLRNKKKHYEGDEVIVPPYRNFLIGAMSVWFVIQVSLPLRHWFFKDDVLWTEEGHRLSWRMMLRGKSGRVAFKVVEKGTSDTIYVDKKDYLSRKQLRAITSKPDLIWQFAQRLEEEYAEKGKEVEVYVEGKISVNGRPYKPLIDPKVDLAAEKWQHFKHHEWIMPSEEK from the coding sequence ATGCTTAACAGGTGGTTGTTCAAACAAGTTGATAATTCGGCACTTGTAGTATTTCGTGCGTTTTTTGGTTTGTTGATCGCCATCGAGGCCTTTGGAGCGATCTTTACCGGTTGGGTAAGGAGAACGCTAATGGAGCCTGAATTCACCTTTAATTTCATAGGTTTTGAATTCCTGCAGCCTTTACCTGGCAATGGGATGCTTTGGTATTATGGTATCATGGGCTTGTTCGGCATCTTCGTGATGGTTGGTTTCAAATACCGGATTTCCATTCTTGCCTATGCGATCATGTGGTCTGGGGTTTATCTTATGCAGAAATCATCGTATAACAACCATTATTACCTCTTAATGCTGTTATGTTTCGTGATGTGTTTTTTACCGGCCCACCGCTGGTTTTCCGTGGATGCAAAAATAAATCCCTCTATTAGCAGGATATCCATGCCCCGCTGGGTTTGGGTTTTTATAGTACTGCAGCTCTGGATCGTCTATACCTATGCCTCGGTCGCAAAATTATATCCGGATTGGCTGGATGGTAGTTTCCCGGCAATTTTAATGAAATCTAAACGGGATTACTGGCTGGTTGGTGAATTCCTGCAGCAGGGTTGGATACGTTATGCGATCGCTTATTTCGGATTGCTATTTGATCTTTTAATCATTCCATTGTTATTATGGAAACCTACTAGATTGCCTGTTTTCCTGGCAGCAATATTCTTCCATCTTTTCAATAGTTTTATCTTTCATATCGGCATCTTTCCTTACATGTCCCTTGCCTTCTGTATCTTCTTTTTCCCTACGGAAACCATCAACAGGATCTTCTTGCGGAATAAGAAAAAGCACTATGAGGGTGATGAGGTCATCGTGCCTCCTTATCGTAATTTCCTGATAGGAGCCATGTCTGTCTGGTTCGTCATCCAGGTAAGCCTGCCCTTAAGACACTGGTTTTTTAAGGATGATGTGCTCTGGACCGAAGAAGGACACAGGTTAAGCTGGCGTATGATGCTTCGCGGAAAGAGCGGCCGGGTAGCTTTTAAAGTGGTTGAAAAAGGAACCAGCGATACGATCTACGTGGACAAGAAAGATTATTTATCCCGGAAACAATTGCGGGCCATTACTTCCAAGCCAGACCTTATCTGGCAATTTGCGCAGCGCCTGGAGGAGGAATATGCAGAAAAAGGCAAAGAAGTTGAGGTGTATGTGGAAGGAAAAATAAGTGTAAATGGCAGACCTTATAAGCCATTAATAGATCCAAAAGTAGACCTCGCCGCAGAAAAATGGCAGCATTTTAAACATCACGAATGGATCATGCCTTCAGAAGAAAAATAG